In the Sarcophilus harrisii chromosome 1, mSarHar1.11, whole genome shotgun sequence genome, one interval contains:
- the MRPS34 gene encoding 28S ribosomal protein S34, mitochondrial produces the protein MGRKKVRPRLIAELARKVRAYRELKSRPRDSERFALDYETMTRTRSGRRLPEKAWADVRRESRLLQLLNRLPCFGLGRLVTRKSWLWQHDEPCYWRLTRVRADYTAPNLDHGKAWGILTFRGKTESEEKEIDQVMYHDWRLVPKHEEEAFKNFIPKNEETIRYVPYPPLFRAMIFAERQKQGNFSIEEPMIDLEKRISFQKQNANNQAEGTPV, from the exons ATGGGGCGGAAGAAAGTCCGGCCGAGGCTGATCGCGGAGCTGGCCCGCAAGGTGCGCGCCTACCGGGAACTGAAGTCACGGCCGCGGGACTCGGAGCGCTTCGCCCTGGACTACGAGACCATGACCCGTACGCGCAGCGGCCGCCGCCTCCCCGAGAAAGCCTGGGCCGACGTGCGGCGCGAGAGCCGCCTGCTGCAGCTGCTCAACCGCCTGCCGTGCTTCGGGTTGGGCCGGCTCGTCACGCGCAAGTCCTGGCTGTGGCAGCACGACGAGCCCTGCTACTGGCGCCTCACCCGCGTCCGCGCCGATTACACCGCTCCG AATTTGGATCATGGAAAGGCCTGGGGGATCCTGACCTTCCGAG GTAAGACAGAGAgtgaagaaaaggagattgaCCAGGTCATGTACCACGACTGGAGGCTGGTGCCCAAGCATGAGGAGGAAGCCTTTAAGAACTTTATCCCTAAGAATGAAGAAACTATCCGATATGTACCTTACCCTCCTTTGTTCCGGGCAATGATTTTTGCAGAACGACAGAAGCAGGGCAACTTCAGCATTGAGGAGCCCATGAtagatttggagaaaagaatctcttttcaaaagcaaaatgcCAACAACCAAGCTGAAGGAACTCCAGTATAA
- the SPSB3 gene encoding SPRY domain-containing SOCS box protein 3 isoform X2, with product MMIFSTMARRTRSSRAWHFVLSGARREADARAVALASGTTNWGYDSDGQHSDSDSEAEFPSLPPSIPSAVPVTGESYCDCESQSETPYCASLHTSHRSRDCQCGEEDDYFDWVWDDLNKSTATLLSCDNRKVNFHMEYSCGTAAIRGNKELCEGQHFWEIKMTSPVYGTDMMVGIGTSDVNLDKYRHTFCSLLGKDEDSWGLSYTGLLHHKGDKMSFSSRFGQGSIIGVHLDTWHGTLTFFKNRKCIGVAATKLQNKKFYPMVCSTAAKSSMKVIRSCASLTSLQYLCCYRLRQLLPDSGDTLEGLPLPPGLKQMLHNKLGWVLSMNYSPLPSQSPKAAACSGSPEAKPCQRKRCRRT from the exons ATGATG ATCTTCTCCACCATGGCCCGACGCACCCGCAGCAGCCGGGCCTGGCATTTTGTTCTGAGCGGGGCCCGCCGGGAGGCAGATGCCCGAGCTGTGGCTTTGGCCTCTGGCACCACCAACTGGGGCTATGATTCTGATGGACAG CACAGTGACTCAGACTCAGAGGCAGAGTTCCCTTCCCTGCCACCCTCCATCCCGAGTGCTGTGCCTGTGACTGGGGAATCCTACTGCGACTGTGAGAGCCAAAGCGAAACTCCGTACTGTGCCAGCCTCCATACCAGCCATCGAAGCAGGGACTGCCAGTGTGGCGAGGAAGATGACT ATTTTGATTGGGTATGGGATGATCTGAACAAATCGACGGCCACTCTGCTAAGTTGTGACAACCGCAAAGTCAATTTCCATATGGAATATAGCTGTGGCACAGCGGCCATACGAGGGAACAAGGAACTATGTGAAGGCCAGCATTTTTGGGAAATTAAGATGACTTCCCCAGTCTACGGCACCGATATG ATGGTTGGTATTGGGACATCAGATGTAAATCTGGATAAGTACCGCCATACATTCTGCAGCTTGCTGGGCAAGGATGAAGACAGCTGGGGCCTTTCCTACACAG GACTTCTCCATCACAAGGGTGACAAGATGAGCTTCTCCTCACGGTTTGGCCAGGGTTCCATCATCGGGGTTCACCTAGACACTTGGCATGGGACACTGACCTTCTTCAAAAACAGGAAATGCATAG GAGTTGCTGCCACCAAACTGCAGAACAAGAAATTCTACCCCATGGTTTGCTCCACTGCCGCCAAGAGTAGCATGAAGGTGATTCGTTCTTGTGCCAGCCTCACTTCCTTGCAATATCTGTGTTGCTACCGTCTTCGCCAACTGCTGCCTGATTCTGGAGACACACTGGAAGGATTGCCTCTACCTCCTGGCCTCAAGCAGATGCTGCACAACAAACTGGGCTGGGTCCTGAGCATGAACTATAGCCCCCTACCGTCACAGTCGCCCAAGGCGGCAGCATGCTCGGGGAGCCCAGAGGCCAAGCCATGTCAAAGGAAGCGGTGTCGACGGACTTAA
- the SPSB3 gene encoding SPRY domain-containing SOCS box protein 3 isoform X1, whose translation MARRTRSSRAWHFVLSGARREADARAVALASGTTNWGYDSDGQHSDSDSEAEFPSLPPSIPSAVPVTGESYCDCESQSETPYCASLHTSHRSRDCQCGEEDDYFDWVWDDLNKSTATLLSCDNRKVNFHMEYSCGTAAIRGNKELCEGQHFWEIKMTSPVYGTDMMVGIGTSDVNLDKYRHTFCSLLGKDEDSWGLSYTGLLHHKGDKMSFSSRFGQGSIIGVHLDTWHGTLTFFKNRKCIGVAATKLQNKKFYPMVCSTAAKSSMKVIRSCASLTSLQYLCCYRLRQLLPDSGDTLEGLPLPPGLKQMLHNKLGWVLSMNYSPLPSQSPKAAACSGSPEAKPCQRKRCRRT comes from the exons ATGGCCCGACGCACCCGCAGCAGCCGGGCCTGGCATTTTGTTCTGAGCGGGGCCCGCCGGGAGGCAGATGCCCGAGCTGTGGCTTTGGCCTCTGGCACCACCAACTGGGGCTATGATTCTGATGGACAG CACAGTGACTCAGACTCAGAGGCAGAGTTCCCTTCCCTGCCACCCTCCATCCCGAGTGCTGTGCCTGTGACTGGGGAATCCTACTGCGACTGTGAGAGCCAAAGCGAAACTCCGTACTGTGCCAGCCTCCATACCAGCCATCGAAGCAGGGACTGCCAGTGTGGCGAGGAAGATGACT ATTTTGATTGGGTATGGGATGATCTGAACAAATCGACGGCCACTCTGCTAAGTTGTGACAACCGCAAAGTCAATTTCCATATGGAATATAGCTGTGGCACAGCGGCCATACGAGGGAACAAGGAACTATGTGAAGGCCAGCATTTTTGGGAAATTAAGATGACTTCCCCAGTCTACGGCACCGATATG ATGGTTGGTATTGGGACATCAGATGTAAATCTGGATAAGTACCGCCATACATTCTGCAGCTTGCTGGGCAAGGATGAAGACAGCTGGGGCCTTTCCTACACAG GACTTCTCCATCACAAGGGTGACAAGATGAGCTTCTCCTCACGGTTTGGCCAGGGTTCCATCATCGGGGTTCACCTAGACACTTGGCATGGGACACTGACCTTCTTCAAAAACAGGAAATGCATAG GAGTTGCTGCCACCAAACTGCAGAACAAGAAATTCTACCCCATGGTTTGCTCCACTGCCGCCAAGAGTAGCATGAAGGTGATTCGTTCTTGTGCCAGCCTCACTTCCTTGCAATATCTGTGTTGCTACCGTCTTCGCCAACTGCTGCCTGATTCTGGAGACACACTGGAAGGATTGCCTCTACCTCCTGGCCTCAAGCAGATGCTGCACAACAAACTGGGCTGGGTCCTGAGCATGAACTATAGCCCCCTACCGTCACAGTCGCCCAAGGCGGCAGCATGCTCGGGGAGCCCAGAGGCCAAGCCATGTCAAAGGAAGCGGTGTCGACGGACTTAA